One window of bacterium genomic DNA carries:
- a CDS encoding GNAT family N-acetyltransferase: protein MESNELSIEESVEEKYTTRYLGKDEYDKWDEFVQKSPQGTIFSSSKWLEIITSLSGEFKILTCYKGDELIGGISFVERKEKRFKYIFIPKFTPYGGILCKDPSSLSYKKRITLQRDVANTIIPELIKTYDKITMAHHISYEDIRPFTWNNFTHEVRYTYIINIEDLSYVWDNMESTTIRNIKKARKENIEVTPQEDIDEFYQLYEVTYKKQGLQPSSPELMANVYTKLKSLNQAQMYFARDVNRELIAGVFIVTDNKRAYYLFGASHPTLRSSGGASLTFWTVFEHLSGKIKELDLVGANTPSIEKFKRGFGGELKHYFAVSKINSIALAISQNINEIKSRIKLFLVGRYK from the coding sequence ATGGAGAGTAATGAATTATCCATTGAGGAAAGTGTTGAGGAGAAATATACGACACGATATTTAGGAAAAGATGAATATGATAAATGGGATGAATTCGTCCAAAAATCACCTCAAGGGACTATATTTTCTTCTTCTAAATGGTTAGAAATTATAACCTCTTTAAGTGGCGAGTTTAAAATTTTAACCTGTTATAAAGGAGATGAACTAATTGGAGGGATATCCTTTGTCGAACGAAAGGAAAAAAGATTCAAATATATCTTTATCCCAAAATTTACGCCCTATGGAGGGATATTATGTAAAGACCCATCATCTCTGAGCTATAAAAAACGCATTACCCTGCAACGAGATGTGGCTAACACTATAATTCCAGAACTCATAAAGACTTACGATAAAATAACTATGGCTCATCATATCTCCTATGAGGATATTAGACCATTTACCTGGAATAACTTTACCCATGAAGTGAGATATACTTATATCATCAACATAGAAGATTTGAGCTATGTCTGGGATAATATGGAATCCACAACTATTCGTAATATAAAAAAGGCAAGGAAAGAGAATATCGAAGTTACTCCCCAAGAAGACATTGATGAGTTCTATCAACTTTATGAAGTTACTTATAAAAAACAGGGACTACAACCTTCTTCACCAGAATTGATGGCAAATGTCTATACAAAACTAAAATCACTAAATCAGGCTCAGATGTATTTTGCAAGAGATGTTAATCGGGAATTAATCGCCGGGGTATTCATTGTTACGGATAATAAAAGAGCCTATTATCTATTTGGAGCGAGTCACCCGACTTTACGCAGTAGTGGTGGAGCATCATTAACCTTCTGGACAGTTTTTGAGCATCTTTCAGGGAAGATTAAAGAGCTCGACCTTGTTGGAGCTAATACTCCCTCAATTGAAAAATTTAAAAGAGGATTTGGTGGAGAACTCAAACATTATTTTGCGGTAAGTAAGATAAATTCTATCGCTTTAGCCATATCTCAAAATATAAATGAAATTAAAAGTCGGATAAAACTTTTTTTAGTTGGTAGATATAAATGA